A section of the Paralichthys olivaceus isolate ysfri-2021 chromosome 16, ASM2471397v2, whole genome shotgun sequence genome encodes:
- the LOC109640155 gene encoding zona pellucida sperm-binding protein 4-like, which produces MELFKSLFGVVVVLVWDVTAQGYWTPLQQQHQSHFLSLLPQQQKVPPNTAPSDKCQVEDSKKIQCGNPDIEAVQCEHINCCFNGRQCYYGKAVTVQCTRDGQFVVVVARDATLPHIDVDSISLLENNDPSCNPVDFTAAFAIFQFPMTACGTTIMEEDGYVVYENHMSSSYEVGVGPRGSITRDSHFELLFQCRYSDSAVEALVMEVNDLPPPVPVAAAGLLRVELRLGNGQCYSKGCVEDKVAYTSFYTAADYPVTKVLREPVYVEVHILERSDPNIILNLEHCWATSTPNPNSLPRWDLLNNGCPYHDDRYLTTMVPVDSSSGLQYPSHYKRFIIQMFAFVAQDTYTPQKETVFIHCASVVCYPSSTQSCEQPCHRQRRAVGSRVSSDQRAVVSSREVILTEEAKSAPVPNLR; this is translated from the exons ATGGAGCTTTTCAAGAGTCTGTTTGGTGTGGTTGTTGTGTTGGTTTGGGATGTTACTGCCCAGGGTTACTGGACACcacttcagcagcagcatcagtctcattttctgtctctgctgcctcaGCAGCAAAAGGTTCCTCCAAACACTGCTCCCTCTGACAAGTGCCAGGTGGAGGATAGTAAGAAGATTCAGTGTGGGAATCCAGACATTGAAGCCGTGCAGTGTGAGCACATAAACTGTTGCTTTAATGGGCGGCAGTGCTACTATGGGAAAGCAG TGACCGTGCAGTGCACCAGGGATGGCCagtttgtggtggtggtggctcgAGATGCCACCTTGCCTCACATAGATGTGGATTCAATCAGCCTATTGGAAAATAACGACCCATCCTGTAACCCTGTAGACTTCACTGCTGCCTTTGCCATCTTCCAGTTCCCTATGACTGCATGTGGTACTACAATTAtg GAAGAAGATGGTTACGTGGTGTATGAAAACCACATGTCATCTTCATATGAAGTGGGAGTTGGCCCCAGAGGCTCAATCACCAGGGACAGTCACTTCGA GTTGTTGTTCCAGTGTCGCTACTCCGACTCAGCTGTGGAGGCTCTTGTCATGGAGGTGAATGATCTTCCTCCACCTGTGCCAGTGGCTGCTGCTGGACTCCTAAGAGTGGAGCTCAGGCTGGGTAACGGACAGTGTTACTCAAAGGGGTGTGTGGAGG ATAAGGTGGCGTATACTTCATTCTACACTGCAGCTGACTATCCTGTCACTAAAGTGCTGAGGGAACCTGTGTACGTCGAAGTGCACATCCTGGAGCGGTCTGACCCAAACATCATCTTGAACCTGGAGCACTGCTGGGCCACCTCCACTCCTAATCCCAACAGTCTGCCACGATGGGACCTTCTGAATAATGG GTGTCCCTACCATGATGACCGTTACTTGACCACAATGGTGCCTGTGGACAGCTCCTCTGGGCTTCAATACCCATCACACTACAAACGTTTCATTATTCAGATGTTTGCATTTGTGGCTCAGGACACCTATACCCCACAGAAAGAAACG GTGTTTATCCACTGTGCATCGGTAGTGTGTTATCCCAGCAGCACCCAGTCTTGTGAACAGCCATGCCACCGACAAC GGAGAGCTGTGGGGAGCAGAGTTTCCTCAGACCAGAGGGCTGTCGTCTCGAGCAGAGAAGTGATTCTGACTGAGGAGGCAAAATCTGCTCCAGTACCAAATCTAAGATGA